From Acinetobacter suaedae, one genomic window encodes:
- the brnQ gene encoding branched-chain amino acid transport system II carrier protein — MNQLRTGDIIALGFMTFALFIGAGNIIFPPIVAQQAGEHVWLAAFGFLITAVGLPVITIMALSRMQGSIEIISSPLGRFSSLLLTIVCYLTVGPLFATPRTATVSYEIGFAPYFGTSSSSLFIYSIIYFVFVMAVSLYPNKLLDTVGHVLAPLKIIALAILGIAAFAIPTGMISPPINNYIASPISEGFVSGYLTMDTLGALVFGIVIIQAIHSRGVTDSKLITKYAIIASLIAGLGLTLVYISLFKLGLGSHEVAANADNGAIILHAYVQHAFGDYGSYFLTGLIFLACMVTAIGLTCACAEYFTELTGLPYKLLVFILTGLSLLISNLGLTKLIAFSVPVLSAIYPPAIVVIMLSFFWKYWKKPSLVVGSVTAIAFFFGIIEAIKAAGFETYLPTFIEQLPLNEQNLAWLLPSLIVLVFAIVIDRVITIKN, encoded by the coding sequence ATGAATCAACTCCGTACAGGAGATATTATTGCCTTAGGTTTTATGACCTTTGCACTGTTTATTGGTGCTGGTAATATTATTTTTCCACCAATTGTTGCTCAACAAGCTGGTGAACATGTATGGCTAGCTGCTTTTGGATTTTTAATCACCGCAGTAGGTCTACCTGTTATCACAATTATGGCTTTGTCTCGCATGCAAGGCTCAATTGAAATCATCAGCTCTCCCTTAGGACGTTTTTCGAGTTTACTTCTCACGATCGTCTGTTACCTAACAGTAGGACCATTGTTTGCTACGCCACGCACGGCGACCGTTTCTTATGAGATTGGCTTTGCACCTTATTTTGGAACATCAAGCAGTAGTCTTTTCATCTACAGTATCATTTATTTTGTTTTTGTCATGGCTGTGTCTTTGTACCCAAACAAACTCTTAGATACTGTCGGCCATGTACTTGCGCCATTAAAAATCATTGCCCTAGCCATCTTAGGTATTGCAGCATTTGCGATCCCAACAGGAATGATCTCTCCCCCGATCAACAACTATATTGCAAGCCCAATATCAGAAGGTTTTGTAAGTGGTTATCTAACCATGGATACCTTAGGTGCACTTGTATTTGGTATTGTGATCATTCAAGCAATTCATTCACGTGGAGTCACTGATTCTAAACTTATTACTAAATACGCCATCATTGCGAGTTTAATTGCAGGTCTTGGCTTAACTCTGGTTTATATCAGCTTATTTAAACTTGGTTTAGGTAGCCATGAGGTTGCAGCCAATGCAGACAATGGCGCAATCATCTTGCATGCTTACGTCCAACATGCATTTGGTGATTATGGTTCTTATTTTCTCACTGGTTTAATTTTCTTAGCCTGTATGGTCACTGCTATTGGTTTGACCTGTGCATGTGCCGAATACTTCACTGAGTTAACAGGTTTACCATATAAGTTATTGGTCTTCATTCTCACAGGCTTGTCTTTATTAATTTCAAATCTTGGTCTAACCAAATTGATTGCTTTCTCTGTTCCAGTGTTAAGTGCAATTTACCCACCTGCAATTGTGGTCATCATGCTGAGTTTCTTCTGGAAATATTGGAAAAAGCCTTCTCTTGTTGTTGGCTCAGTAACAGCGATTGCTTTCTTTTTTGGAATTATTGAGGCCATAAAAGCTGCAGGTTTTGAAACATATTTACCTACTTTTATCGAGCAATTACCATTAAATGAACAAAATCTTGCATGGTTACTTCCATCCTTAATTGTTCTCGTATTTGCAATTGTTATAGATCGAGTGATTACGATCAAAAACTAA
- the map gene encoding type I methionyl aminopeptidase, with amino-acid sequence MRASTVTIKTEQDIEKLRISGRLAAQVLEMIGPYIKPGVSTEYLDDICNDYIVNTLQVVPANVGYHGFTKTTCISVNEEVCHAIPSAKKILQDGDILNIDVAVIKDGYFGDTSRMYFVGEPSPAAKKLVETTYEAMLAGIHTVKPGATLGDIGYAIQSVAHREGYSIVREYCGHGIGRVYHEQPNILHYGQKGQGMVLKKGMVFTIEPMVNAGKPFVKELNDGWTVITQDKSLSAQWEHMVAVTDDGFELLTPWPNGTGNYPPV; translated from the coding sequence ATGAGAGCTTCTACTGTGACCATTAAGACAGAACAAGATATCGAGAAACTACGTATCTCGGGGCGTTTGGCGGCACAAGTATTAGAAATGATCGGACCTTATATTAAACCCGGCGTTTCAACGGAGTATTTAGATGATATCTGTAATGATTACATCGTAAATACATTACAGGTTGTCCCTGCAAATGTGGGCTATCATGGCTTTACCAAAACCACTTGTATTTCTGTTAATGAAGAAGTCTGTCATGCGATTCCTTCTGCAAAGAAGATTCTACAGGATGGTGATATTTTAAATATCGATGTTGCAGTGATTAAAGATGGATATTTTGGTGATACAAGTCGTATGTATTTTGTGGGTGAGCCAAGTCCAGCAGCTAAAAAACTAGTTGAAACCACCTATGAAGCAATGTTAGCTGGTATTCATACAGTCAAACCAGGTGCGACTTTAGGGGATATTGGTTACGCGATTCAATCTGTGGCTCATCGAGAGGGTTATAGCATCGTTCGTGAGTATTGTGGGCATGGTATCGGACGTGTTTATCATGAGCAGCCAAATATTTTGCATTATGGGCAAAAAGGCCAGGGTATGGTGTTAAAGAAAGGAATGGTATTTACTATTGAGCCGATGGTAAATGCAGGAAAACCTTTTGTGAAAGAATTAAACGATGGTTGGACTGTTATCACACAAGATAAATCTTTATCTGCACAATGGGAACACATGGTTGCAGTGACTGATGACGGTTTTGAGCTACTCACTCCATGGCCAAATGGAACAGGAAATTATCCGCCTGTTTAA
- a CDS encoding LysR family transcriptional regulator produces the protein MLTDLDDFYCFALVVEHGGFSAAERATDIPKSKLSRRVYNLEEQLGVRLIQRSSRHFAVTDIGMDVYRHAQVMMNAAQAAHDVVNHLSSEPRGVIKVSVPVDIAQNQMAKILPTFLKRYPEVRVQMLVSNRRVDVINEGIDLALRVRSKLDEDPNLVLRQFETIEQRLFASQAYLNEFGHVTAPEQLTEHRIISMSEDHLDQQFLLSGPNNIQKKIKVNPVIMGSNLLMLTELASQNCGIALLPDSIAQDFVESGQLVRVLPEWTAPHGIFHAVYPSRRGLLPAVRVFIDYLVEELAQCATKKVLS, from the coding sequence ATGCTAACCGATTTAGATGATTTTTACTGTTTTGCGCTAGTCGTTGAACATGGTGGGTTTAGTGCGGCTGAACGCGCAACTGATATTCCAAAATCAAAACTCAGTCGGCGCGTTTACAACCTCGAAGAGCAACTCGGTGTACGTCTAATTCAGCGTAGTTCTCGACATTTTGCAGTTACAGATATTGGTATGGATGTCTATCGTCATGCACAGGTCATGATGAATGCTGCACAAGCTGCACATGATGTAGTCAACCATTTAAGCAGTGAGCCCAGAGGTGTAATTAAAGTCAGTGTGCCCGTAGACATAGCTCAAAATCAAATGGCCAAAATCCTACCAACCTTTTTAAAAAGATACCCTGAAGTACGAGTACAAATGTTGGTTAGTAATCGGCGAGTTGATGTGATTAATGAAGGAATTGATCTCGCGCTACGTGTCCGCTCAAAACTTGATGAAGATCCAAACTTGGTCTTAAGACAATTTGAAACGATCGAACAACGTCTTTTTGCAAGTCAAGCTTATTTAAACGAGTTTGGCCATGTAACTGCTCCCGAACAACTCACAGAACACCGTATCATTAGCATGTCTGAAGATCATCTTGATCAACAGTTTTTACTATCGGGACCGAATAATATTCAAAAGAAAATTAAAGTAAATCCCGTCATTATGGGCTCAAACTTATTAATGCTGACTGAGTTGGCCAGCCAAAACTGTGGTATTGCATTATTACCGGATAGCATTGCCCAAGACTTTGTCGAATCTGGACAACTTGTCAGAGTACTACCAGAATGGACCGCACCCCACGGTATTTTCCATGCCGTTTATCCTTCACGTCGGGGTTTGCTTCCTGCAGTACGTGTTTTTATTGATTATTTAGTAGAAGAATTAGCTCAGTGTGCAACAAAAAAGGTTCTGTCTTAA
- the grxD gene encoding Grx4 family monothiol glutaredoxin, whose protein sequence is MTEQARDTVALIRDQIAKHPVLLYMKGTPQFPQCGFSARAVEALSQIGRPFAYVNILENQDIRATLPQIANWPTFPQLWINGELIGGSDIMLEMFQNGELKPLVEQYSPAPEA, encoded by the coding sequence ATGACGGAACAAGCGCGTGATACAGTAGCGTTAATTCGTGATCAAATTGCGAAACACCCTGTTTTACTTTACATGAAAGGCACTCCACAATTCCCGCAATGTGGTTTTTCTGCTCGCGCAGTAGAAGCACTTAGCCAAATTGGTCGTCCATTTGCCTATGTAAATATTTTGGAAAATCAAGATATTCGTGCAACTTTACCACAAATTGCGAACTGGCCAACTTTCCCACAATTATGGATCAATGGCGAGTTAATTGGTGGTAGCGATATCATGCTTGAAATGTTCCAAAATGGCGAATTAAAGCCATTAGTTGAACAGTATAGCCCAGCGCCTGAAGCATAA
- a CDS encoding aspartate aminotransferase family protein, producing MTNITLAPVQPDQPSHLMATYGRQAISFVRGRGAYLYTADGTEYLDALTGIAVCGLGHAHPVIASAIAEQAATLVHTSNLFEIPWQTAAAQKLAEVSGMEEIFFSNSGAESNEGAIKIARKFGAQQGISNPKIIVAEQSFHGRTLATLSATGNKKVQEGFAPLVDGFVRVPFGDIEAIQEAAIHHPDIVAILIEPIQGEGGVNTAPQGFSYLEEVRALCNQHNWLMMLDEIQTGNGRTGKYFAYQHTNIIPDVMTTAKGLGNGFPVGAVMTQGKAVGLLGAGSHGSTYGGTVLGSRVVYTVIDTIQQENAVENAATVGAYIVDQLRAQLAENNVQVRGFGMMIGIQLPKDCAELVAIARDEYKLIINVTAGSVVRLLPPLNMTQVQADELLQRLVPAIRNFLTA from the coding sequence ATGACAAATATTACTCTTGCTCCTGTGCAACCTGATCAACCGTCTCATCTTATGGCAACCTATGGTCGCCAAGCGATCAGTTTTGTGCGAGGACGAGGGGCGTATTTATATACAGCAGATGGTACCGAATATCTCGATGCTTTGACAGGAATCGCAGTATGTGGTTTGGGGCATGCACATCCAGTCATTGCATCTGCTATAGCAGAACAAGCTGCAACATTAGTGCACACTAGTAATTTATTTGAAATCCCTTGGCAAACTGCAGCAGCGCAGAAACTTGCTGAAGTCTCTGGAATGGAAGAAATTTTCTTTTCGAACAGTGGTGCCGAGTCAAATGAGGGTGCAATTAAAATTGCACGTAAGTTTGGGGCACAACAAGGTATTTCAAATCCTAAAATTATCGTAGCTGAGCAGTCTTTCCATGGACGTACATTGGCAACTTTGTCTGCGACAGGTAATAAGAAAGTTCAGGAAGGTTTTGCTCCATTAGTCGATGGTTTTGTTCGTGTGCCTTTTGGGGATATTGAAGCGATTCAAGAAGCAGCGATTCATCATCCAGATATTGTTGCAATCTTGATTGAGCCAATTCAAGGTGAGGGTGGTGTCAATACTGCACCACAAGGCTTTAGTTATCTCGAAGAAGTACGTGCGTTGTGTAATCAACATAATTGGCTCATGATGCTTGATGAGATTCAAACTGGGAATGGTCGTACTGGTAAGTATTTTGCTTATCAACACACCAATATTATTCCTGATGTGATGACAACTGCCAAAGGTTTAGGTAATGGATTTCCAGTCGGTGCAGTGATGACACAAGGGAAAGCAGTTGGATTGCTGGGTGCGGGCAGTCACGGTTCTACTTATGGTGGAACTGTATTGGGTTCACGTGTGGTTTATACTGTAATTGATACGATTCAACAAGAAAATGCGGTAGAGAATGCAGCTACGGTTGGGGCGTATATCGTTGATCAATTAAGAGCTCAACTCGCTGAAAATAATGTCCAAGTACGTGGTTTTGGTATGATGATTGGCATTCAATTACCGAAAGATTGTGCTGAGCTAGTCGCAATTGCACGTGACGAGTATAAATTGATTATTAATGTAACTGCGGGATCTGTGGTGCGTTTATTACCACCATTGAATATGACTCAAGTACAAGCAGATGAATTATTACAACGTTTGGTTCCTGCTATTCGTAATTTCCTGACAGCATAA
- a CDS encoding CBS domain-containing protein has product MTIVAQVIKNKAEQSIFTISPNSTVLEAIKIMADKGVGALVVAEDEKVIGIFSERDYTRKIALMERSSNSTLVADIMTSKVITVSLNNTVEECLQLMTDRHLRHLPVLENDKLVGFISIGDLVKAAMEDQRILIEQLQQYISG; this is encoded by the coding sequence ATGACAATCGTTGCTCAAGTCATCAAAAATAAAGCTGAACAATCTATTTTTACAATCTCACCAAATTCGACTGTACTTGAAGCAATTAAAATTATGGCCGACAAAGGCGTTGGTGCTTTAGTCGTTGCAGAAGATGAAAAAGTCATTGGAATTTTTTCTGAACGTGACTATACCCGTAAGATTGCTTTGATGGAGCGTTCATCAAATAGTACGTTGGTTGCGGATATTATGACCTCTAAAGTCATCACCGTAAGTTTAAACAACACAGTTGAAGAGTGTTTACAGCTGATGACTGATCGCCATTTACGTCATTTACCAGTATTAGAAAATGACAAGCTGGTTGGTTTTATTTCAATTGGCGATTTAGTTAAAGCCGCAATGGAAGATCAACGTATTTTGATTGAACAGCTACAACAATATATTTCAGGTTAA